A single genomic interval of Longimicrobium sp. harbors:
- a CDS encoding heme-binding protein codes for MASDEQPDRRTRQFAEAVTPQPMPLEMLSNRGAPPPPNLGPLEQLLGVWTARGTGWNMIALPFQKAPAAPAGFKFRLLMNQYDEDLRFTFVDDDVPNRGLKRPGSPDSDQFIATLDYQQKIAQVFAEDRPDSGGLAGKPGLPIHHEPGLWLYEKNRRAREDQIKGDVVSEVELDVARLASIPHGNSVLALGSSGRHKGMPPIPPVSGLPSGRFEDVLSPDYDFKTDPYLEPYKHYIDHPFMGNVTVPGFPGFSPADMNEILRFANKGVNIVRTTTLTVDTDVKSGGISNIPFSVREAEPVSMKSTFWIQELKEKDAHGKPRLRLQYSQVVMLHFFRPREDELPGRVSWPHISIATLEKMPADYQLMQA; via the coding sequence ATGGCCAGCGACGAGCAACCCGACCGCAGGACCCGCCAGTTTGCTGAGGCCGTCACGCCGCAGCCCATGCCGCTGGAAATGCTGAGCAATCGCGGTGCGCCGCCGCCGCCAAACCTGGGGCCGCTCGAACAACTGTTGGGAGTCTGGACCGCACGGGGCACGGGGTGGAACATGATCGCACTGCCATTTCAAAAGGCTCCCGCGGCTCCCGCGGGATTCAAGTTCCGGTTGCTGATGAACCAGTACGATGAAGATCTTCGCTTCACTTTCGTCGACGACGACGTTCCCAACCGAGGGCTGAAAAGACCCGGCAGCCCCGACTCTGACCAGTTCATCGCCACACTCGATTACCAGCAGAAGATCGCCCAGGTCTTTGCGGAAGACCGGCCTGACAGCGGGGGCCTCGCGGGCAAGCCTGGACTGCCGATCCATCACGAACCCGGATTGTGGCTGTACGAGAAGAATCGCAGGGCCAGGGAGGATCAGATCAAGGGTGACGTAGTATCGGAAGTGGAGCTCGACGTCGCGCGGCTTGCTTCAATCCCGCACGGAAACTCCGTTCTTGCCCTCGGCAGCTCAGGGCGTCACAAGGGAATGCCGCCGATCCCGCCCGTGAGTGGATTGCCATCGGGTCGCTTCGAGGACGTCCTTTCTCCAGACTACGACTTCAAGACCGACCCGTATCTCGAGCCGTACAAGCACTACATCGACCATCCGTTCATGGGAAATGTCACGGTGCCCGGATTTCCCGGATTCAGCCCGGCCGACATGAACGAGATTCTCCGTTTCGCGAACAAGGGCGTGAACATCGTCAGGACCACGACGTTGACCGTGGACACCGATGTGAAGAGCGGCGGGATTTCGAATATCCCCTTCTCGGTTCGAGAAGCGGAGCCGGTCAGCATGAAGTCGACGTTCTGGATTCAGGAGCTCAAAGAGAAGGATGCCCACGGGAAGCCAAGGCTGCGGCTGCAATACTCGCAGGTGGTCATGCTGCACTTCTTCCGTCCCCGCGAGGATGAACTCCCGGGCCGGGTCTCCTGGCCGCATATCAGCATCGCCACCCTGGAGAAGATGCCGGCGGACTATCAACTCATGCAGGCATAA